The Stenotrophomonas maltophilia genome includes a region encoding these proteins:
- the secG gene encoding preprotein translocase subunit SecG, protein MLMLILNVVYVLVAVAMIALILMQRGSGAAASSGFGAGASGTVFGARGASNFLSKSTKWLAVVFFGISLFMAWYAGHGSRPAADQDLGLMSAPAAVAPAAPAGELPAVPKADAVPAAPVPAANVPAQAESSVSGEEKPSEGSQKH, encoded by the coding sequence ATGCTGATGTTGATCCTCAATGTCGTCTACGTGCTGGTCGCTGTGGCCATGATCGCGCTGATCCTGATGCAGCGTGGCTCGGGTGCGGCGGCGAGTTCGGGCTTTGGTGCCGGCGCCTCGGGTACGGTGTTCGGTGCGCGTGGCGCCTCGAACTTCCTGTCCAAGTCGACCAAGTGGCTGGCCGTCGTGTTCTTCGGCATCAGCCTCTTCATGGCCTGGTATGCCGGTCATGGCAGCCGTCCGGCGGCCGACCAGGATCTGGGCTTGATGTCCGCCCCGGCGGCGGTCGCTCCGGCGGCTCCGGCAGGCGAATTGCCGGCCGTTCCGAAGGCTGATGCGGTCCCGGCCGCCCCGGTTCCGGCCGCGAATGTGCCGGCTCAGGCGGAATCTTCGGTTTCTGGTGAAGAAAAGCCTTCGGAAGGCTCCCAGAAACACTGA
- a CDS encoding isopenicillin N synthase family dioxygenase: MRRPPRPNDKPGIAVSQIPTLDITRFDSDREAFVAELGAAYRQWGFAGIRNHGIPQADIDAAYDAFKAFFALPEEVKRKYHVAGSGGARGYTPFGVETAKGSKHFDLKEFWHIGREIADDSKYRDVMAPNLWPTEVEGFRERGYGLYQALDNLGSRVLSALALHIGLPEDFFADKTNFGNSILRPIHYPPITTDDIPNVRAGAHGDINFITLLVGASAAGLEVQSHEGEWVPFTSDADTIVVNIGDMLQRLTNHVYPSTIHRVVNPPGELARQPRYSVPFFLHPNPDFLIDVLPSCITPENPSRYPEPITAHGFLEERLREIKLK; encoded by the coding sequence ATGCGCAGGCCCCCCAGACCCAATGACAAGCCAGGAATTGCTGTGAGCCAGATCCCCACCCTCGACATCACCCGTTTCGACAGCGACCGCGAGGCCTTCGTGGCCGAGCTGGGCGCGGCCTACCGCCAATGGGGATTCGCGGGCATCCGCAACCACGGCATTCCGCAGGCCGACATCGACGCGGCCTACGATGCCTTCAAGGCCTTCTTCGCCCTGCCGGAAGAGGTCAAGCGCAAGTACCACGTGGCCGGCAGCGGCGGCGCCCGCGGCTATACCCCCTTCGGCGTGGAAACCGCCAAGGGCTCCAAGCACTTCGACCTGAAGGAGTTCTGGCACATCGGTCGTGAAATCGCCGACGACTCCAAGTACCGCGATGTGATGGCACCGAACCTGTGGCCGACCGAGGTCGAGGGCTTCCGTGAGCGCGGCTACGGCCTGTACCAGGCGCTGGACAACCTGGGTTCGCGCGTGCTGTCCGCGCTGGCCCTGCACATCGGCCTGCCGGAAGACTTCTTCGCCGACAAGACCAACTTCGGCAACTCGATCCTGCGCCCGATCCACTACCCGCCGATCACCACCGACGACATCCCGAACGTGCGTGCCGGCGCGCATGGCGACATCAACTTCATCACCCTGCTGGTCGGCGCCAGCGCCGCGGGCCTGGAGGTGCAGTCGCATGAGGGCGAGTGGGTGCCGTTCACCTCGGACGCGGACACCATCGTGGTCAACATCGGCGACATGCTGCAGCGCCTGACCAACCATGTGTACCCGTCGACGATCCATCGCGTGGTCAACCCCCCGGGCGAGCTGGCCCGCCAGCCCCGTTACTCGGTGCCGTTCTTCCTGCACCCGAACCCGGATTTCCTGATCGACGTGCTGCCCTCGTGCATCACCCCGGAGAACCCGAGCCGGTACCCGGAGCCGATCACCGCCCACGGCTTCCTCGAGGAGCGCCTGCGCGAGATCAAGCTGAAGTAA
- the tpiA gene encoding triose-phosphate isomerase, with translation MRRKIVAGNWKLHGSRQFANELLGQVAAGLPLEGVDVVILPPLPYLGELVEDFGETGLAFGAQDVSSNEKGAYTGEVCAAMLVEVGARYGLVGHSERRQYHHESSELVARKFAAAQHAGLVPVLCVGETLEQREAGQTEAVIASQLAPVLELVGAAGFAQAVVAYEPVWAIGTGRTATKEQAQQVHAFIRGEVARIDARIADSLPIVYGGSVKPDNAGELFAQPDVDGGLVGGASLVAADFLAIARAAAAN, from the coding sequence ATGCGCCGCAAGATCGTCGCCGGAAACTGGAAGCTGCATGGCAGCCGTCAATTCGCCAATGAACTGCTGGGGCAGGTGGCTGCCGGGCTGCCGCTGGAGGGGGTGGACGTGGTGATCCTGCCGCCGCTGCCGTACCTGGGCGAGCTGGTCGAGGACTTCGGCGAGACCGGCCTGGCCTTTGGCGCGCAGGACGTGAGCAGCAACGAAAAGGGCGCCTACACCGGCGAGGTCTGCGCGGCCATGCTGGTCGAGGTCGGGGCCCGCTATGGCCTGGTCGGCCATTCCGAGCGCCGCCAGTACCACCACGAGAGCAGCGAGCTGGTCGCGCGCAAGTTCGCCGCCGCCCAGCACGCCGGCCTGGTGCCAGTGCTGTGCGTGGGCGAGACCCTGGAACAGCGCGAGGCCGGGCAGACCGAAGCGGTCATCGCCAGCCAGCTGGCACCGGTGCTGGAGCTGGTTGGCGCGGCCGGTTTCGCCCAGGCTGTGGTCGCCTATGAGCCGGTCTGGGCCATCGGTACCGGCCGTACCGCCACCAAGGAGCAGGCACAGCAGGTGCACGCGTTCATCCGTGGCGAAGTCGCGCGTATCGATGCTAGAATCGCTGATTCACTGCCCATTGTTTACGGCGGTAGCGTGAAGCCCGACAATGCCGGGGAACTGTTCGCGCAGCCGGATGTCGATGGTGGGCTGGTCGGCGGCGCCTCCCTGGTGGCTGCGGACTTCCTGGCCATCGCAAGGGCGGCGGCCGCGAACTAA
- a CDS encoding glycosyltransferase family 4 protein, with amino-acid sequence MKRSLRILHTEAARGMGGQEIYIFRHMQVMRARGHQVSLLCQPDARLAQLARDDGFTVHTLRMGGLARLLRGIWSVSRLVRRERYDVVNTTSRRDALIAAAGARLGGTPLVVRSRHLMSPVNSLLTYTGLPHRIITVSDFVKRLLVDRGIAAEHIGIVPPMATPPRWGMTEQGDPWENLQATRAQVRAELGFAERDIVVGCVAVLREPKGHAELLRAMAPLCKTNPDLHLAVVGDGEPVMGRLQALRSELGLERQVHLLGFRSDAHRLMAGFDIFALATHKEASGTVFLEAAQAALPIVSHRVGGVPEMLVEGSNAILTRLGDDAALTGALRLLVDDQERRRQMGRAGWDWIRSAKQFSAAGHGEATENYYLQWLKELGHG; translated from the coding sequence ATGAAACGCTCGCTGCGGATCCTGCATACCGAAGCTGCCCGGGGAATGGGCGGCCAGGAGATCTACATCTTCCGCCACATGCAGGTGATGCGTGCGCGTGGGCACCAGGTGTCCCTGCTGTGCCAGCCCGATGCCCGCCTGGCCCAGCTCGCGCGCGACGATGGCTTCACCGTGCATACCCTGCGCATGGGCGGCTTGGCACGGCTGCTGCGCGGCATCTGGTCGGTGTCCCGCCTGGTACGCCGCGAGCGCTACGACGTGGTCAACACCACCAGCCGCCGCGACGCACTGATCGCCGCGGCCGGCGCACGCCTGGGCGGCACGCCACTGGTGGTGCGCTCGCGCCACCTGATGAGTCCGGTCAATTCGTTGCTGACCTATACCGGTCTTCCGCACCGGATCATCACCGTCAGCGATTTCGTCAAGCGGCTGCTGGTCGACCGCGGCATTGCCGCCGAGCACATCGGCATCGTGCCCCCCATGGCGACGCCGCCGCGCTGGGGCATGACCGAGCAGGGCGATCCCTGGGAGAACCTGCAGGCCACCCGCGCACAGGTCCGCGCCGAACTCGGTTTCGCCGAGCGCGACATCGTGGTCGGCTGCGTGGCCGTGCTGCGCGAGCCCAAGGGCCATGCCGAGCTGCTGCGCGCCATGGCGCCACTATGCAAGACCAATCCCGACCTGCACCTGGCCGTGGTCGGCGACGGCGAGCCGGTCATGGGCCGCCTGCAGGCCCTGCGCAGCGAACTCGGGCTGGAGCGCCAGGTGCACCTGCTCGGCTTCCGCAGCGACGCACACCGGCTGATGGCCGGTTTCGACATCTTCGCCCTGGCCACCCACAAGGAAGCCTCGGGGACCGTGTTCCTCGAGGCGGCGCAGGCCGCACTGCCGATCGTCTCGCATCGCGTTGGCGGCGTGCCTGAAATGCTGGTGGAAGGCAGCAATGCCATCCTCACCCGGCTGGGTGATGACGCCGCCCTCACTGGTGCGTTGCGGCTGCTGGTGGATGATCAGGAACGTCGCCGGCAGATGGGCCGCGCCGGTTGGGACTGGATCCGCAGCGCCAAGCAGTTCAGCGCGGCCGGCCACGGAGAGGCCACTGAAAACTACTACCTCCAATGGTTGAAGGAGCTGGGTCATGGCTAA
- a CDS encoding NADH-quinone oxidoreductase subunit C, with amino-acid sequence MAEQASFIDRLSARFAGAKVIVVEPRGEVTLEVPAAEWHATALALRDEFGFEQAVDLCGVDYLGYGSDEWDTADVSSQGFSRGVEGKAQGRFAWGEFPTEENGADGARPQHMPTQRFAVVAQLRSYQHNLMMHLRCFAPDEALPVVSSLTGIWPGLNWFEREAFDLYGVIFEGHPDLRRILTDYGFVGHPFRKDFPLIGNVEVRYDEEKKRVIYEPVTSVEPRVGVPRVIRDDARLQTAEGERAQEAVK; translated from the coding sequence ATGGCAGAGCAAGCATCCTTCATCGACCGACTCTCCGCACGTTTCGCTGGTGCGAAGGTCATCGTGGTCGAACCCCGCGGCGAAGTGACGCTGGAAGTGCCTGCCGCCGAGTGGCACGCCACCGCCCTGGCGCTGCGTGACGAGTTTGGTTTCGAGCAGGCCGTGGATCTCTGCGGCGTCGATTACCTGGGTTATGGCTCCGACGAATGGGACACCGCCGACGTGTCCTCGCAGGGCTTCAGCCGTGGCGTCGAAGGCAAGGCCCAGGGCCGTTTCGCGTGGGGTGAGTTCCCCACCGAGGAAAACGGTGCCGACGGTGCCCGCCCGCAGCACATGCCGACCCAGCGTTTCGCCGTGGTCGCCCAGCTGCGCTCGTACCAGCACAACCTGATGATGCACCTGCGCTGCTTCGCCCCTGACGAAGCACTGCCGGTGGTGTCCTCGCTGACCGGCATCTGGCCGGGCCTGAACTGGTTCGAGCGCGAAGCGTTCGACCTGTACGGCGTGATCTTCGAAGGCCACCCGGACCTGCGCCGGATCCTGACCGACTACGGTTTCGTCGGCCATCCGTTCCGCAAGGACTTCCCGCTGATCGGCAATGTCGAAGTCCGCTACGACGAAGAAAAGAAGCGCGTGATCTACGAACCGGTCACCTCGGTGGAGCCGCGCGTCGGCGTGCCGCGCGTGATCCGCGACGACGCCCGTCTGCAGACCGCAGAAGGTGAGCGCGCGCAGGAGGCAGTGAAGTGA
- a CDS encoding DUF3413 domain-containing protein, with protein sequence MPDAPAAIALPSAGPALRWRRLAWWSLFVLGNALLATMITLGNVPLYDNPGGHQGLAYLAIALPGHLLAFGALAGALPLLLGLWPRSARTLSISAVLLQGLWLCLLLVDAKVFTLYRFHLNAMVLNMVFGGALQDQVALSWKTWVQVGLLVAAIFTAEGILAWACWKLLPAAPRRRRVLQAWAVVALLMASGQVATAYYDARGDRDVIAQWNYLPWAQPITAKSFMRRLGVVSEQQVGLPDPRHAQLLYPLQPLRCQSPQRPNVLMVVLESLRHDALTPQIMPNTSALAASARVYDRHFSTGNATRYGLFGLLYGLPGGYWQSMLDEQRGSQLFKVLGQQGYDLHLYGSAPMYSPEFDRTAFADVRDQLHQGPPGLGSEGRDSSIVASLQKDIRASQAAHTPWFGFVFLDSTHAPYHMPAGYPPLATPMAQEIDFLRFGPDHDPAPELNRYRTAVHYADSLVGTLLDDLRAQGLDQNTIVLVTGDHAEEFNDLKLNYWGHNGNFSDYQLQVPFVLHWPGQASGHKTRTSSHEDWVPTLMRHALGCENALSDFSTGQDLLAEPAGERALVVESWSQRAVRHGDAIYVFDKFGNATALDRHYRPLPRQAPDAGAVRTAWEALTRFRNR encoded by the coding sequence ATGCCCGACGCCCCAGCCGCCATCGCCCTTCCCTCTGCGGGCCCTGCCCTTCGCTGGCGCCGGCTTGCGTGGTGGTCCCTGTTCGTCCTGGGCAATGCGCTGCTGGCGACGATGATCACCCTCGGCAACGTGCCGCTGTACGACAACCCGGGCGGCCACCAGGGCCTGGCCTATCTCGCGATTGCCCTGCCCGGGCACCTGCTCGCCTTCGGCGCGCTGGCCGGCGCGCTGCCACTGCTGCTGGGCCTGTGGCCGCGCAGCGCGCGCACGCTGAGCATCAGTGCGGTACTGCTGCAGGGCTTGTGGTTGTGCCTGCTGCTGGTCGACGCCAAGGTGTTCACCCTGTACCGCTTCCACCTCAATGCCATGGTCCTGAACATGGTGTTCGGCGGCGCCCTGCAGGACCAGGTTGCGTTGTCGTGGAAGACCTGGGTGCAGGTCGGCCTGCTGGTGGCGGCCATTTTCACCGCCGAGGGCATCCTGGCCTGGGCGTGCTGGAAGCTGCTGCCGGCCGCGCCCCGCCGGCGCAGGGTGCTGCAGGCCTGGGCGGTGGTCGCCCTGCTGATGGCGAGCGGCCAGGTGGCCACCGCCTACTACGACGCACGCGGCGACCGTGACGTGATTGCCCAGTGGAACTACCTGCCCTGGGCCCAGCCGATCACCGCCAAGAGCTTCATGCGCAGGCTGGGCGTGGTCAGTGAACAGCAGGTCGGCCTGCCCGATCCTCGCCATGCGCAGCTGCTGTATCCGCTGCAGCCACTGCGCTGCCAGAGCCCACAGCGGCCCAATGTACTGATGGTCGTGCTGGAATCGCTGCGCCACGATGCGCTTACTCCGCAGATCATGCCGAACACCTCGGCACTGGCGGCCTCCGCTCGTGTCTACGACCGCCATTTCAGCACGGGCAACGCCACCCGCTATGGCCTGTTCGGCCTGCTCTACGGCCTGCCGGGCGGCTACTGGCAAAGCATGCTTGACGAACAGCGCGGCTCACAGCTGTTCAAGGTGCTGGGCCAGCAGGGGTACGACCTGCATCTGTACGGCAGCGCGCCGATGTACAGCCCGGAATTCGACCGCACTGCATTTGCGGACGTCCGCGACCAGCTGCACCAGGGCCCGCCCGGCCTGGGTTCGGAAGGCCGTGACAGCAGCATCGTGGCCTCGCTTCAGAAGGACATCCGTGCAAGCCAGGCAGCGCACACGCCGTGGTTCGGCTTCGTCTTCCTCGATTCCACCCATGCGCCCTACCACATGCCCGCAGGCTACCCGCCGCTGGCGACCCCGATGGCGCAGGAAATCGACTTCCTCAGGTTCGGTCCGGACCACGACCCGGCCCCGGAACTGAACCGTTACCGGACCGCCGTGCATTACGCCGACAGCCTCGTCGGCACCCTGCTGGACGATCTGCGCGCGCAGGGCCTGGATCAGAACACCATCGTCCTGGTCACCGGCGACCACGCCGAGGAGTTCAACGACCTGAAGCTGAACTACTGGGGCCACAACGGCAACTTCTCCGACTACCAGCTGCAGGTACCGTTCGTGCTGCACTGGCCCGGCCAGGCCAGCGGCCATAAGACACGCACCAGTTCACATGAGGACTGGGTGCCGACGTTGATGCGCCACGCCCTGGGCTGCGAGAACGCACTGAGCGACTTCAGCACCGGCCAGGATCTGCTGGCCGAACCCGCAGGCGAGCGCGCACTGGTGGTGGAAAGCTGGTCACAACGCGCCGTCCGCCATGGCGATGCCATCTACGTGTTCGACAAGTTCGGCAACGCCACCGCGCTCGACCGGCACTACCGCCCGCTGCCGCGCCAAGCCCCGGATGCCGGCGCCGTCCGTACCGCATGGGAAGCGCTGACCCGCTTCCGCAACCGCTGA
- a CDS encoding NuoB/complex I 20 kDa subunit family protein, producing MGVIQTLDGLMNNPTPEGRVDDILRPEGDNPLLEKGFVTTSVDALLNWARTGSMWPMTFGLACCAVEMMHAGAARLDLDRYGVVFRPSPRQSDVMIVAGTLVNKMAPALRKVYDQMPDPKWVISMGSCANGGGYYHYSYSVVRGCDRVVPVDVYVPGCPPTAEALVYGILQLQKKIWRTQTIAR from the coding sequence ATGGGAGTGATTCAGACTCTCGATGGCCTCATGAACAACCCCACGCCGGAAGGCCGGGTTGATGACATCCTGCGGCCGGAAGGCGACAACCCGCTGCTGGAAAAGGGCTTCGTCACCACCAGCGTCGATGCACTGCTGAACTGGGCGCGCACCGGCTCGATGTGGCCGATGACCTTCGGTCTGGCCTGCTGCGCGGTCGAGATGATGCATGCCGGCGCCGCGCGCCTGGACCTTGACCGCTATGGCGTGGTGTTCCGCCCGTCGCCGCGCCAGTCCGACGTGATGATCGTGGCCGGTACCCTGGTCAACAAGATGGCCCCGGCGCTGCGCAAGGTCTACGACCAGATGCCGGACCCGAAGTGGGTCATCTCGATGGGTAGCTGCGCCAATGGTGGCGGCTATTACCACTACTCCTATTCTGTCGTGCGCGGCTGTGATCGCGTGGTGCCGGTGGACGTCTACGTCCCGGGTTGCCCGCCGACCGCCGAGGCGCTGGTGTACGGGATCCTGCAGCTGCAGAAGAAGATCTGGCGTACACAGACCATCGCCCGCTGA
- a CDS encoding NADH-quinone oxidoreductase subunit A, whose amino-acid sequence MLAEYLPSLLFLIVATGIGITLMLVGRFLGPRRPDLEKLSPYECGFEAFEDARMKFDVRYYLIAIQFIVFDLEIIFIVPWTQVFMELGARSLVTMGLFVGMLFLGFIYVWKKGALEWE is encoded by the coding sequence GTGCTGGCCGAATATTTGCCGTCTCTGCTGTTTCTGATCGTTGCCACCGGTATCGGCATTACGCTGATGCTGGTTGGTCGATTCCTCGGTCCCCGCCGCCCCGATCTGGAAAAGCTGTCGCCGTACGAGTGCGGCTTCGAGGCCTTCGAAGACGCGCGCATGAAGTTCGACGTGCGCTACTACCTGATCGCGATCCAGTTCATCGTCTTCGACCTGGAAATCATCTTCATCGTGCCGTGGACCCAGGTCTTCATGGAGCTGGGCGCGCGTTCGCTCGTCACCATGGGCCTGTTCGTCGGCATGCTGTTCCTCGGTTTCATTTACGTCTGGAAGAAGGGAGCGCTGGAATGGGAGTGA
- the nuoE gene encoding NADH-quinone oxidoreductase subunit NuoE, which yields MKATGNFEAARDVDPMVVLSDKTRAHIDHWLSKFPPDRKRSAVLQGLHAAQEQNQGWLTDELIAGVAKYLDLPPVWAYEVASFYSMFETEKVGRNNVAICTNISCWLNGAEDIVRHCEKKLGIKHGESTPDGRVYLKREEECLAGCGGAPMMVINGHYHERLTLEKVDELLDGLE from the coding sequence ATGAAGGCGACAGGTAATTTCGAGGCGGCGCGCGACGTCGACCCGATGGTGGTGCTGAGCGACAAGACCCGCGCTCACATCGATCACTGGCTGTCCAAGTTCCCGCCGGACCGCAAGCGCTCTGCCGTGCTGCAGGGCCTGCATGCGGCCCAGGAGCAGAACCAGGGCTGGCTGACCGACGAGCTGATCGCCGGCGTGGCCAAGTACCTGGACCTGCCGCCGGTGTGGGCCTACGAGGTCGCCAGCTTCTACTCGATGTTCGAGACCGAGAAGGTGGGCCGCAACAACGTGGCCATCTGCACCAACATCAGCTGCTGGCTCAATGGCGCCGAGGACATCGTGCGCCATTGCGAGAAGAAGCTGGGCATCAAGCACGGTGAATCGACCCCGGACGGCCGCGTCTACCTCAAGCGCGAGGAAGAGTGCCTGGCTGGCTGCGGTGGCGCGCCGATGATGGTCATCAACGGTCACTACCATGAGCGTCTGACCCTGGAAAAGGTCGACGAGCTGCTGGACGGGCTGGAGTAA
- the nuoF gene encoding NADH-quinone oxidoreductase subunit NuoF — translation MAHHHESKGPVGPAPLPHQVVYTTLHYDTPWSYESYLKTGGYAALRKILEEKIPPEQVIEMVKASGLRGRGGAGFPTGLKWSFMPKGNMQKYILCNSDESEPGTCKDRDILRYNPHSVVEGMAIACYATGSTVGYNYLRGEFHHEPFEHFEQALADAYANGWLGKNILGSGVDIDIYGALGAGAYICGEETALMESLEGKKGQPRYKPPFPANFGLYGKPSTINNTETYGSVPAIIRNGPEWFKGLSLTANGGPKCFSVSGCVQNGGNFEVPLGTKFHDLLEMAGGLRPGRTLKGAIPGGVSMPVLTAAELKDLPMDYDTIRALGSGLGSGAIVVLDDSVCCVKFACRISQFFHKESCGQCTPCREGTGWMHRVLERIVAGKATMEDLHQLKAVAGQIEGHTICAFGEAAAWPIQGFLRQFWDEFEYYIVNGHSMVDGKKVEAAAA, via the coding sequence ATGGCACATCACCACGAATCCAAGGGTCCGGTCGGCCCCGCGCCGCTGCCGCACCAGGTGGTCTATACCACCCTGCATTACGACACCCCGTGGTCGTACGAAAGCTACCTGAAGACCGGTGGCTACGCCGCCCTGCGCAAGATCCTCGAAGAGAAGATCCCGCCGGAGCAGGTCATCGAGATGGTCAAGGCCTCGGGCCTGCGCGGCCGCGGTGGCGCTGGCTTCCCGACCGGCCTGAAGTGGTCCTTCATGCCGAAGGGCAACATGCAGAAGTACATCCTCTGCAACTCGGACGAATCCGAGCCGGGCACCTGCAAGGACCGCGACATCCTGCGCTACAACCCGCATTCGGTGGTGGAAGGCATGGCGATCGCCTGCTACGCCACCGGTTCGACCGTGGGTTACAACTACCTGCGCGGTGAATTCCACCACGAGCCGTTCGAGCACTTCGAGCAGGCCCTGGCCGACGCCTATGCGAACGGCTGGCTGGGCAAGAACATCCTCGGCAGCGGCGTGGACATCGACATCTACGGCGCGCTGGGCGCCGGCGCGTACATCTGCGGCGAAGAAACCGCGCTGATGGAATCGCTGGAGGGCAAGAAGGGCCAGCCGCGCTACAAGCCGCCGTTCCCGGCCAATTTCGGCCTGTATGGCAAGCCGTCGACGATCAACAACACCGAAACCTATGGTTCGGTGCCGGCGATCATCCGCAACGGTCCGGAGTGGTTCAAGGGCCTGAGCCTGACCGCCAACGGCGGTCCGAAGTGCTTCTCGGTGTCCGGCTGCGTGCAGAATGGCGGCAACTTCGAAGTGCCGCTCGGCACCAAATTCCACGACCTGCTGGAAATGGCCGGTGGCCTGCGTCCGGGCCGCACGCTGAAGGGCGCGATCCCGGGCGGCGTGTCGATGCCGGTGCTGACCGCGGCCGAGCTGAAGGACCTGCCGATGGACTACGACACCATCCGCGCGCTGGGCTCCGGCCTGGGTTCGGGCGCGATCGTGGTGCTGGACGACAGCGTCTGCTGCGTCAAGTTCGCCTGCCGCATCAGCCAGTTCTTCCACAAGGAATCCTGTGGCCAGTGCACCCCGTGCCGTGAGGGCACCGGCTGGATGCACCGCGTGCTGGAGCGCATCGTCGCCGGCAAGGCCACGATGGAAGACCTGCACCAGCTGAAGGCGGTGGCTGGCCAGATCGAAGGCCACACCATCTGTGCGTTCGGTGAAGCGGCTGCATGGCCCATCCAGGGCTTCCTGCGCCAGTTCTGGGACGAATTCGAGTACTACATCGTCAACGGTCATTCGATGGTTGACGGCAAGAAGGTGGAGGCAGCCGCCGCATGA
- a CDS encoding NADH-quinone oxidoreductase subunit D encodes MSHVHQAGEAFASNAAESRQEIRNYTMNFGPQHPAAHGVLRLILEMDGETIMRADPHVGLLHRGTEKLAESKPFNQSIGYMDRLDYVSMMCNEHAYVRAIETLMGIEAPERAQYIRTMYDEITRILNHLMWLGSNALDLGAMAVMLYAFREREELMDCYEAVSGARMHAAYYRPGGVYRDLPDHMPKYKESRWHKGKALKQLNASREGSLLDFLENFTVEFPKRIDEYETLLTDNRIWKQRTVGIGVVTPELAHQWGMTGVMLRGSGVAWDLRKKRPYAKYDAVDFDIPLGKEGDCYDRYLVRVAEMRESNRIIKQCVAWLKANPGPVMVKNFKVAPPRREDMKDDMEALIHHFKLFSEGYCVPAGETYSAVEAPKGEFGCYLVSDGANKPFRVHLRAPGFAHLSSIDSIVRGHMLADVVAMIGTYDLVFGEVDR; translated from the coding sequence GTGAGCCACGTACACCAGGCCGGCGAAGCATTCGCCAGCAACGCCGCCGAAAGCCGGCAGGAAATCCGCAACTACACCATGAACTTCGGCCCGCAGCATCCGGCCGCTCACGGTGTGCTGCGCCTGATCCTGGAAATGGACGGTGAAACCATCATGCGCGCCGACCCGCACGTGGGTCTGCTGCACCGTGGTACCGAAAAGCTGGCCGAGTCCAAGCCGTTCAATCAGTCGATCGGTTACATGGATCGACTGGATTACGTGTCGATGATGTGCAACGAGCACGCCTACGTGCGCGCGATCGAGACCCTGATGGGCATCGAGGCGCCGGAGCGTGCGCAGTACATCCGCACCATGTACGACGAGATCACCCGCATCCTCAACCACCTGATGTGGCTGGGCTCCAACGCGCTCGACCTGGGTGCGATGGCGGTGATGCTGTACGCCTTCCGCGAGCGCGAAGAGCTGATGGACTGCTATGAAGCAGTCTCCGGCGCACGCATGCACGCGGCGTACTACCGTCCGGGCGGTGTCTACCGCGACCTGCCGGACCACATGCCGAAGTACAAGGAGTCGCGCTGGCACAAGGGCAAGGCGCTGAAGCAGCTCAATGCTTCGCGCGAGGGCTCGCTGCTGGACTTCCTGGAGAACTTCACCGTCGAGTTCCCCAAGCGCATCGACGAATACGAAACCCTGCTGACCGACAACCGTATCTGGAAGCAGCGTACCGTCGGCATCGGCGTGGTGACGCCGGAACTGGCGCACCAGTGGGGCATGACCGGCGTGATGCTGCGTGGCTCGGGCGTCGCCTGGGACCTGCGCAAGAAGCGCCCGTACGCCAAGTACGATGCCGTCGATTTCGACATCCCGCTGGGCAAGGAGGGCGACTGCTACGACCGTTACCTGGTGCGCGTTGCCGAAATGCGCGAATCCAACCGCATCATCAAGCAGTGCGTGGCATGGCTGAAGGCCAACCCCGGCCCGGTGATGGTGAAGAACTTCAAGGTCGCTCCGCCCAGGCGCGAGGACATGAAGGACGACATGGAAGCGCTGATCCACCACTTCAAGCTGTTCAGCGAAGGCTACTGCGTGCCGGCCGGCGAGACCTACTCGGCGGTGGAAGCCCCGAAGGGCGAGTTCGGCTGCTACCTGGTTTCCGATGGCGCCAACAAGCCCTTCCGCGTGCACCTGCGCGCACCGGGCTTCGCCCACCTGTCCTCGATCGATTCGATCGTGCGCGGCCACATGCTGGCCGACGTGGTGGCGATGATCGGTACCTACGACCTGGTGTTCGGCGAGGTTGACCGGTAA